In Deltaproteobacteria bacterium, the sequence CGTGACGGTGCCCAAAAATGGGTGAGCGATATTCCTGTGGTGGCTTGGCTATCACCAGCTATTGGTGACCTTAATGGTGACGGCAACCTAGAAATCGCAGTGGTTGGCCAAGATAAAAAGCTCCACATACTTTCTAGCAGCGGCAAGAACACCGCAACATCGTCCGAGGACATATTTGTCGCCAGTGAAAGTTTGTGGCCAACTGGCCTGACACTGGCAGACCTCACCGGCGAAGGCACTCCGTCCATCGTTGCCGGTAAGAAGGTACTGGATGGCAAGACCGCTGCGCTCAAATTTTCGCTAAGCTCGGGTAATGGTTTTTCGGCCGTCGGTGATGTAGACGGAAGACCTGGTTTGGAAATTGTCACTAATGCCGGAATATATAGCGGCAAAGACGGTGCAGCGCTTTGTACTTTCGCCACTCCTATAGACGATCCAACACCGGGTGTCTTGACTGCAACCGCTGATCACGGCGTCGTGATCGGCGTCACTACGAACGATGTGGTGGTTTATGACGGACGCGACTGCAGCGTGCAGAAGACTATAGCCAAACCACACGAAGGCGGCGGACCGATAAATATCGCTGACTTTAACGGTGACGGCACACTCGATTTCGGCACAGCGGGAAAAAATGGCTACATGGCTTTCGGGTTATCAGGCCTACTATGGACCACGCCGACACAGGACATCAGTTCCCAAAGGACTGGCTCGACTACATTCGACTTCAACGGTGGTGGCAAGAATCAGATCGTCTACGCGGACGAAGTTAAAGTACACGTGTTTGATGGTGTTGATGGGCGTGAGTTGTATTCCGCTGACCACGACAGTTATACGGCACGTGAAACTCCCGTCGTTGCTGACGTCACAGGCAACGGTAAAGCGAGAATCATCGTCGGGGCCAATAGCTGCTTAACTGGTGCAACACTGGTAGGCATCCGCGTGTTCCGCGACCCTGACGATGCATGGGTCAACACCAGACCCATTTGGAACCAACATACCTACAATCCATTGCTCGTTAGCGATGCTGGCGGACTGGCACAAATTAAACCTGAGTCTGTTTCTAAACCGTGGCTGAAGGCACCTTATCTAGCGGGCTACCGTAACAACATTTCGCAGCCTCCGATCAAGAGTAGCTGCAAGTAAGCTGAGGC encodes:
- a CDS encoding VCBS repeat-containing protein, whose translation is MVRFIGRTLLVICIGGALSVLSCSDSKFNGATGKKSGGTTPSAASQQPGPGKPTPAYVDTNGVVKDECKEIKPLPSTTTSLVLQYQWRASGDKSEFTKVSATPIVGRLNKDDPAPSILAVGFKECNGDVSQTAYVFAIDGRDGAQKWVSDIPVVAWLSPAIGDLNGDGNLEIAVVGQDKKLHILSSSGKNTATSSEDIFVASESLWPTGLTLADLTGEGTPSIVAGKKVLDGKTAALKFSLSSGNGFSAVGDVDGRPGLEIVTNAGIYSGKDGAALCTFATPIDDPTPGVLTATADHGVVIGVTTNDVVVYDGRDCSVQKTIAKPHEGGGPINIADFNGDGTLDFGTAGKNGYMAFGLSGLLWTTPTQDISSQRTGSTTFDFNGGGKNQIVYADEVKVHVFDGVDGRELYSADHDSYTARETPVVADVTGNGKARIIVGANSCLTGATLVGIRVFRDPDDAWVNTRPIWNQHTYNPLLVSDAGGLAQIKPESVSKPWLKAPYLAGYRNNISQPPIKSSCK